In a genomic window of Tissierella sp. Yu-01:
- the rpsH gene encoding 30S ribosomal protein S8, translating to MMTDPIADMLTRIRNASNAKHDSVDIPASNVKKELAQILLNEGFIKGFDVIDDAKQGIIRVDLKYGNQKEKVISGIKRISKPGLRVYVKSDEIPRVLGGLGIVILSTSKGILTDKVARKEKVGGEVICYVW from the coding sequence ATGATGACTGACCCAATTGCGGATATGTTAACGAGAATTAGAAATGCAAGTAATGCTAAACATGACTCGGTTGATATTCCTGCTTCTAATGTAAAAAAAGAATTAGCTCAAATCTTATTAAATGAAGGTTTCATCAAAGGCTTTGATGTAATAGATGATGCTAAACAAGGTATAATAAGAGTTGATTTAAAATATGGAAACCAAAAAGAAAAAGTTATAAGTGGAATAAAGAGAATTTCTAAACCAGGCTTAAGAGTATACGTAAAGAGCGATGAAATACCAAGAGTACTAGGTGGTTTAGGAATAGTTATCCTATCAACTTCAAAAGGTATTTTAACTGACAAAGTTGCAAGAAAAGAAAAAGTAGGCGGAGAAGTTATTTGCTACGTTTGGTAG
- a CDS encoding type Z 30S ribosomal protein S14: MAKKSMIAKQQRKPKFSTRAYTRCNICGRPHAVLRKYGICRICFRELAYKGQIPGVKKASW; encoded by the coding sequence TTGGCTAAAAAATCAATGATCGCTAAACAACAAAGAAAACCTAAGTTTAGCACAAGAGCATATACAAGATGTAATATATGTGGTAGACCTCATGCAGTATTGAGAAAATATGGAATCTGCCGTATTTGTTTTAGAGAATTAGCATATAAGGGTCAAATCCCTGGTGTTAAAAAAGCAAGCTGGTAG
- the rplE gene encoding 50S ribosomal protein L5: MASRLKEKYTNEVVSAMMEKFQYKNIMEVPKLEKVVINMGLGEAKDNPKVLESAVKELELIVGQKAVITKAKKSIANFKIREGMKLGTKVTLRGERMYDFLDKFMNIALPRVRDFRGVSDTSFDGRGNYAIGIKEQLIFPEIEYDKVDAIRGLDIVIVTTAKTDEEARVFLEKMGMPFRK, encoded by the coding sequence ATGGCTTCCAGATTAAAAGAAAAATATACTAACGAAGTTGTTAGTGCTATGATGGAAAAATTTCAATATAAGAACATAATGGAAGTGCCAAAGCTTGAAAAAGTAGTTATCAATATGGGCCTTGGCGAAGCTAAAGATAACCCTAAGGTACTTGAATCAGCAGTTAAGGAATTGGAATTAATAGTAGGCCAAAAGGCAGTTATCACAAAAGCTAAAAAATCCATTGCTAACTTTAAGATACGTGAAGGTATGAAATTAGGTACAAAAGTAACCCTAAGAGGTGAAAGAATGTACGATTTCTTAGATAAATTTATGAACATTGCATTACCAAGAGTAAGAGACTTTAGAGGTGTGAGTGATACTTCATTTGATGGTAGAGGAAACTATGCAATTGGTATCAAGGAACAACTTATATTCCCAGAAATTGAATATGATAAGGTCGATGCAATCAGGGGATTAGATATCGTTATAGTAACGACTGCTAAAACTGATGAAGAAGCTAGAGTATTCTTAGAAAAAATGGGAATGCCCTTTAGAAAGTAA
- the rplX gene encoding 50S ribosomal protein L24, which yields MHVKSGDTVVVISGKDKGKTGKVLTVLPKENKVIVEGINMITRHKKAGGPTQPGGILKYEGSIDASKVMFYCEKDKKGVRVGHSVKADGKKVRICKKCGEVLDKK from the coding sequence ATGCACGTTAAGAGTGGAGATACAGTAGTAGTAATTTCTGGTAAAGATAAAGGAAAAACTGGTAAGGTACTTACAGTTTTACCTAAAGAAAATAAAGTAATCGTTGAAGGTATAAATATGATTACAAGACATAAAAAAGCAGGTGGCCCTACTCAACCAGGTGGAATTCTTAAATATGAAGGTTCTATCGATGCTTCCAAGGTAATGTTTTATTGCGAAAAGGACAAAAAGGGTGTAAGAGTTGGTCACAGTGTTAAAGCTGATGGAAAAAAAGTTAGAATTTGCAAAAAATGTGGAGAAGTTCTAGATAAAAAGTAA
- the rplN gene encoding 50S ribosomal protein L14, with translation MIQTEARLRVADNSGAKELLVIKVLGGTNRKYASVGDIVVCSVKSATPGGVVKKGEVVKAVIVRTSYGVRREDGSYIKFDDNAAVIVKEDKNPVGTRIFGPVTRELRRGNFMKIISLAPEVL, from the coding sequence ATGATTCAAACTGAAGCTCGTTTAAGAGTTGCAGATAACTCTGGAGCGAAGGAATTATTAGTAATCAAAGTATTAGGTGGTACTAATAGAAAATACGCAAGTGTTGGAGATATAGTAGTTTGTTCGGTTAAGAGTGCAACACCTGGTGGGGTTGTAAAAAAAGGTGAAGTAGTTAAAGCTGTTATCGTTAGAACTAGCTATGGTGTAAGAAGAGAAGATGGTTCATATATTAAATTTGATGATAATGCTGCAGTTATAGTTAAGGAAGATAAAAACCCTGTTGGAACCCGTATATTTGGACCAGTAACTAGGGAATTAAGAAGAGGAAACTTTATGAAAATAATATCCTTAGCACCGGAAGTATTATAG
- the rpsQ gene encoding 30S ribosomal protein S17, with product MERGKRKVQIGTVLSDKMDKTVVVAIETFVTHPLYKKQLKRTTKFKAHDEENVCGIGDKVEIMETRPLSKDKRWRVVRIIEKAK from the coding sequence ATGGAAAGAGGAAAGCGTAAAGTTCAAATAGGTACAGTACTAAGCGATAAAATGGATAAGACTGTTGTTGTTGCTATAGAAACATTCGTAACACATCCTTTATATAAGAAACAATTAAAAAGAACTACTAAATTTAAAGCCCATGATGAAGAAAATGTGTGTGGCATTGGTGATAAAGTAGAAATTATGGAGACTAGACCATTAAGCAAGGATAAAAGATGGAGAGTAGTAAGAATTATAGAAAAGGCAAAATAG